A genome region from Gigantopelta aegis isolate Gae_Host chromosome 3, Gae_host_genome, whole genome shotgun sequence includes the following:
- the LOC121368341 gene encoding mitochondrial import inner membrane translocase subunit Tim22-like, translating to MAASVEDVVPRQLLSKPNLSSKHNVAYLQPDDVKDFNLIIDNIIGKKKPRTSVMIPLGMIPQMPKSKQEIMIAGAFESCTFKSIASCVLGFAIGGVFGLFTAGIDPMSTITTETPTTRIVLKEMKARAMSYGKNFAIVGCMFAGTECLLESYRGKSELLNGTLSGGIVGGALGLRAGVKAGILGAAGFALFSTAIDYYMRH from the exons ATGGCTGCGTCCGTGGAAGATGTGGTCCCAAGACAGTTATTGAGCAAACCCAATCTTAGTTCAAAACATAATGTGGCTTATTTGCAGCCTGATGACGTGAAAGACTTTAATTTAATCATAGATAATATTATTGGTAAAAAGAAACCGCGGACGAGTGTAATGATTCCATTAGGAATGATCCCCCAAATGCCAAAATCAAAACAGGAGATTATGATTGCGGGTGCTTTTGAAAGCTGCACATTCAAATCAATTGCAAGTTGTGTTTTAG GTTTTGCTATTGGTGGGGTATTTGGTCTGTTCACAGCAGGGATTGACCCAATGTCTACGATAACAACAGAGACGCCCACGACAAGAATAGTTTTGAAAGAGATGAAAGCTCGCGCTATGTCATATGGAAAGAACTTTGCTATTGTTGGATGTATGTTTGCTGGAACTGAATGTCTGTTAGAATCG TATCGTGGGAAGAGTGAGCTGTTAAATGGAACACTGTCAGGAGGAATTGTTGGAGGAGCACTTGGTTTACGAG CTGGAGTGAAAGCTGGCATCCTCGGTGCAGCGGGATTTGCATTGTTCTCCACTGCCATCGATTACTACATGAGGCACTAA